In a single window of the Zea mays cultivar B73 chromosome 5, Zm-B73-REFERENCE-NAM-5.0, whole genome shotgun sequence genome:
- the LOC100193100 gene encoding uncharacterized protein isoform X1: protein MVHSHRCLIVRGERPVDGNRWSRFRLDLPVPDGCDAKAVHARFDNGVVRVTMPGVQQPEPVLPVVAGTADQQQQQQETPLPKHAGTAAAAGDDDVQGRKGVVGAAGQDGGDRDRAAGGQDEVDKHETPRKQEARQRVVSSAKHAGGSSGRGDDTAAGGVGQEVMAAASPTSSRQGYGFLHNRKKVTFTVLGGVALVLISLGIYAKYSLSP, encoded by the coding sequence ATGGTCCACAGCCACCGGTGCCTCATCGTGCGCGGGGAGCGCCCCGTCGACGGCAACCGCTGGAGCCGCTTCCGCCTCGATCTCCCCGTCCCCGACGGCTGCGACGCCAAGGCCGTCCACGCTAGGTTCGACAACGGCGTCGTCCGCGTCACCATGCCTGGCGTCCAGCAGCCGGAGCCCGTCCTCCCGGTCGTCGCCGGCACCGccgaccagcagcagcagcagcaggagacGCCGCTGCCGAAGCATGCTGGTACGGCCGCTGCCGCTGGCGACGACGACGTGCAAGGGCGGAAAGGCGTCGTCGGCGCTGCGGGGCAAGACGGCGGTGATCGTGATCGTGCCGCGGGAGGGCAGGATGAGGTGGACAAGCACGAGACGCCGCGGAAGCAAGAAGCGAGGCAGCGCGTGGTGAGCTCAGCGAAACACGCCGGCGGCAGTAGCGGTAGGGGCGACGACACAGCTGCAGGTGGGGTAGGGCAGGAGGTGATGGCCGCCGCTTCTCCCACGTCGTCACGCCAAGGCTACGGCTTCCTCCATAACCGGAAGAAGGTGACCTTCACCGTGCTCGGCGGCGTGGCGCTCGTCCTCATCAGCCTCGGCATCTATGCCAAGTACAGCCTCTCGCCATAA
- the LOC100193100 gene encoding uncharacterized protein LOC100193100, whose amino-acid sequence MASGERVYEDFKPPHKMEREPATHTLTVDLSAQGYRKEHIRVQMVHSHRCLIVRGERPVDGNRWSRFRLDLPVPDGCDAKAVHARFDNGVVRVTMPGVQQPEPVLPVVAGTADQQQQQQETPLPKHAGTAAAAGDDDVQGRKGVVGAAGQDGGDRDRAAGGQDEVDKHETPRKQEARQRVVSSAKHAGGSSGRGDDTAAGGVGQEVMAAASPTSSRQGYGFLHNRKKVTFTVLGGVALVLISLGIYAKYSLSP is encoded by the exons ATGGCTTCCGGCGAGCGCGTGTACGAGGACTTCAAGCCTCCGCACAAGATGGAGCGCGAGCCGGCCACCCACACGCTCACCGTCGACCTCTCTGCCCAAG GGTACAGGAAGGAGCACATCAGGGTGCAGATGGTCCACAGCCACCGGTGCCTCATCGTGCGCGGGGAGCGCCCCGTCGACGGCAACCGCTGGAGCCGCTTCCGCCTCGATCTCCCCGTCCCCGACGGCTGCGACGCCAAGGCCGTCCACGCTAGGTTCGACAACGGCGTCGTCCGCGTCACCATGCCTGGCGTCCAGCAGCCGGAGCCCGTCCTCCCGGTCGTCGCCGGCACCGccgaccagcagcagcagcagcaggagacGCCGCTGCCGAAGCATGCTGGTACGGCCGCTGCCGCTGGCGACGACGACGTGCAAGGGCGGAAAGGCGTCGTCGGCGCTGCGGGGCAAGACGGCGGTGATCGTGATCGTGCCGCGGGAGGGCAGGATGAGGTGGACAAGCACGAGACGCCGCGGAAGCAAGAAGCGAGGCAGCGCGTGGTGAGCTCAGCGAAACACGCCGGCGGCAGTAGCGGTAGGGGCGACGACACAGCTGCAGGTGGGGTAGGGCAGGAGGTGATGGCCGCCGCTTCTCCCACGTCGTCACGCCAAGGCTACGGCTTCCTCCATAACCGGAAGAAGGTGACCTTCACCGTGCTCGGCGGCGTGGCGCTCGTCCTCATCAGCCTCGGCATCTATGCCAAGTACAGCCTCTCGCCATAA